The Octopus sinensis unplaced genomic scaffold, ASM634580v1 Contig13273, whole genome shotgun sequence DNA segment gtatttatattatactagcagctaagcccggtttcacccagtCTTTTTGGATGTTGTGACTATGattgttttcggttaggcataatctataacaccatttctcaaccttatcatttcaggTCCCCAGTTTCGATTGGATCTCCAactatatgaaaatttcctggctcATCCTGTCaaaaaacagcttctaagcaactggatgttttaatggcggaagaaAGAGGGGAATTCCAATAGGAAAAGGTTTTTATCGATTTTCTCGGTATGTAGGGaggctaggaaaaaaatacaaactgcattccaatctatgcacccatgTGTGCCATTTTTTGCACAAATTCATCCTGCCATTTGgttgtgaacctcaagacaagaaagaatacaacgatcgcccatgtccaatttatattatagatatatatagattggtAAACCGTCCTGTTGCTAAGGCAACTCACTCCTTTCTGATTAAATTCAACTTTGAAGATTCTTTATGTAAAGCATTGGTAAGGCATCAAAGAATAACTTGTTGAGAATTTGCTGAGCCTTGTTGATTGGCCAGTTGTAATCCAAAAGTTGTACATTAGTCTGTTAAAAcacaaagtgaaaaaaaacagcaacaggtTTGGTTTCCTTGCTTTCCACATTTGAGCAGGAGTCACGGTGACTGGCATTGTGACAGGAGTACCACAACCCCAACGAAGCAATTGACCAATCACAATTGCCGTATTATGTGGTTCAAAACCAAGGGTTGGACACATAATAATctacatcataagcggaaagtgtaacctctcgaaagagctgttcttcactcctgctccagagcatcggctgcggggtcattccgaaaagctctatctgcgacgatttcatctcaatcgaaggagaggggctttctccgtccgggttgcggatccatggaataagctgccggacgagatggtgaggaTGCCGACgatcgctcggttcaaagtctcccttgaccacaagtggcatgaactctttacatgaacaccaccctgtacctaactccatgtccccactacatggccttgctttttgctttctgagccaaaaaattaactaactaattaactaactactTCATTTTCTTGtatcttatatattaaaaggcaagttgtctgtctgtctgttgtgtgAACCACTTCTACTCCTACAATTTTCAACTGAATTTCACTAGATTTGACATGTGTACTCTCTTTGACTTAGGACACTTTTTCTTATGATTTTTTCCTTGAAATTCCACACCCCCAACATAAATAGACTACTCTCAATTCACCAAGGATTTGAACCCACCACATCTATGCAATGGTATGTGTTTGatcttatatattaaaaggcaagttggctgtctgtctctgtgtgtatgttgtgtgaacCACTTCTACTCCCACAATTTCCAACCgaatttcaccaaatttgacaTGTGTCCTCTCTTTGACTTGGGACGCTTTTTCGTATAATTTTTTCCTCAAAATTCTGCACTCCCAGCATAAATAGACTACTCTCAATTTGCCGAGGATTTGGCTTGAGCCAGTGAAAAACGTAACATGCCCAACTGGGAAAAATCAATACTTTACTTTGTCAGCTGTGGCAAGCTCTTATCGACTGCTTGCACAGTACTGCCAGCAATATTCATTTGCAAGCTATGATTTGCCTCTGTTTACACATGAGTGCTTTTTTCCATATAACTATTCCAACTTAAACTAGCCACTTCAAAACTCTTACCCAAAATCAATTCAGTCTGCTTGAAAAACATTTTTACAAACTACATGTTACTATTTTTTGGGTGCTATACATTCACCGCTTTTTCCTTAGGACTTTTTCTATTGCATAAACTGATAATTTTCCACCATACCTCGACACAAAAGTTCCAATATAGGTGGGCaaacaaatgctgcaaagaaAAGTAAACGCATGCATGCAAATGAATCTGCTGAAAACGCCGCCAGGAGGAACTCTCTCAATGCACATAGGATGGCTTCAGTGCGAAGAAGGGAAAGTGAGGAGCAGCGTTGTGAATGGTTAGCACAACGAGCCATCCAGAGCAATGAGCAATGTTCAGCACGCCGAACAAGAAATGCTTCCTCTACTACTGCTGTACGAGCTGCAGCACAATGTGCAGTTTGGTATACAAGAGATGCTGCAGCAACTGCTGCTGCGTGTGCTACAGACACTACAGGGGAAAGACAACAACGACTGGAGACAACAACTCGGCGAAGGGCTGCACAACGTTCCTACTCAAGGCCATGCTCCTCACATTGGTCAATGACAGCATTCAACTACAATCCTACAACTGACCACAGTAATCACCCTGATGTTCAAATATGCTGCATGCCCACAATCTGCCAATTTTGCAGAGCTAAACTTTGGCCTGGAGAAACTCCTGGCATGTGATGATCCACCTGTAAGATAACAGTACCTCTTCTACAAGATCCTCCACCCCTTTTGACAGGGGCGTCTCATTATTTTCATGACTTTCTCAAGCTGATACATGCCTACAACTGCACATTCCAAATTACTTCCTTTGGCCCCAACATCATACGAGATGGGCATTTCATGCCTTCCTTTAAAGTGCAGGGGCAGATTTACCCTAGAATTGGTTCCTTGCAGCTGCATGACGCTGCGTCGCTCTACTTTGTGGGAGACAACGCTGACCAGGCATACTTAACAAACAGCCCTGGGCAACGCTGGATACGCCTGCTAGTTTCTATAAGATTGATGTTTTctgatttttctgtttttggttAGTGCCCTGAAAGTTTTTCAATCTCTGCTCTGGTTCGCTATCTTTgttataaacaatttaattaaatatttgagGTGTCCTGTGTTGTGGTTTGTAAAAAGTGTTTCTGAATTATCGTGAGAGAAAATGTTATGTGTAAAGACAGCATGTTTTAGTGACATAAACTTGTTTTTAGGTGATTTCTGTAGTGTTTATGAGGTGGTCAAGTCACAGAGTCAGTAGAGCACCAGATAGGTTGCTTTGTGgcaatccttctgactctttgcGATGCTCAAATCAATTTTGTCTTTGATCACTTTGGAGTCAATAaacaaagtactggggtcaattcttctcagcctctcactttttctttctgtttctctctccctctttttagaAGAAACCAGTTTTGGTCATTCTTGCAAAAGGATGGCCttgacatcatcctcatcattgtttaatgtcctctttccatgatggcatgggttggattgtttgtattggagctggccaggctccagttgtctgttgtggcatggtatctacagctggatgtccttcctaatgtcaaccacttaacagaatgtgctgggtgatttttacatgccactggcaagggtgtatttttatgtggcacccacccatgaaaggacaagcctgtatgtatggaaggcagcgattttacttagcttcacatgacttttcaagtacagcaaatcaccacatcccCTGGTCCCTCCGGGTCTAAAATTACCCAAGACATGCCATTTCTGACCATAATGCCCCATACAACCCTATCAAGGAATTGAGGGCCCAACACAAAGCAGTATTTATAAATTAGGTTCACCTGGTTTAGTTTGGTGGGTGAATGGTTGGGGTGTTCTTTTGTTGAATGTATTCTATATGATGTTGTGGCATTAATCAGGCTTATCAGATTGGTActtttggttgttattgttgttgtggtcatTGTCATTGTTTGGAAAatgtggacaaaatgctcagtgacatttcatccaactttatgttctgggttcaaattccactgaggtcaattttacctttcatctcctcagggtcaataaagtaagtaccagttatacactggggtttaTCTAATTGATTAACCTCTCCCCcaaagtttcaagccttgtgcctattgaagaaagaattgtttggaaaatgtgTATTTAGGTGAAGTTAGTCATACTAAATGGCATCATTTGGTGGCATTTGTTTGGCTGTTTTATTGCAAAACatctttttaaagattttaaagctGAGAAGTGTGACTTTCAGATTTCATGGACATATGTTAGAACTCTGGTTTCTGTGAGTGAAATTAGCATTGTTCAATCAGGAATGCCATAACTTCTTTGCAGATATTCTCAAGACAAAACGATTTTAGCAAATGTATTCGTCTATTTTAAAAATGGGAGAACTTTTGAAAaactttggctgttatttgtagcatATCTGGACTGTTTGAAGGCTATATGTATTTCAGGTTTACATCAGGCATGTAAAGTGGATGTTTATGATGTGGATAGCATTATATTGTTACATGGATGGTGAATAACTTGTATTTATCTAGCATTAAATCTTGGTTTTATTTTGCAGGAATATCTGCCACGAGTATGGAAGGAGAAGATGAGGGCAGAACGATATTGGTGTCAGGAATCCCAACTGATTTCCGTTTGGAAGCCATTCAGTCTTATTTTGAGAACAAGAGTAGATCAAGTGGAGGACCTATTAAAGGAAAGCCAGAACGGATCCAAGATTCTGAGGAAGTTATTATCACTTTTGAATCGGAAAAAGGTTAgaagaaatattctttatttcatgaaatcATTTAcagacatcatcattgtcatcatttaatatctgttgtccatgcttgcataggttggacaatttgCACATAATTACTGTGAACACATTAGATTAATATAAAGCAAtgttaaaaatcatcatcatcgtcatttaacattcattttccatatttgctTGCATtgaatagtttgacaggatctggtgagcAGCATTGACCTCTggggtcagctttggcatggtttctattgctcagtgcccttcctaatgccaaccactttacagagtggactggggaCAATTTTCCTGCCATCAttactagtgaggttgccaagtaatgtccaagacaggaaaaaaaaaaaggaaaaacactcCTTCTACTAAATGGAGTGAGGAACCGAAAGGGTTATGTAGGGGTTATGCTAGGTATTGAAAGGCTAAAGTGTGATCAAGGAGGTACAATAGAGAAACTGTAGAGCAGTGTTCTATTCCAAGTTGTCACACCATTCTGTATCCGCTCATTAAAATTCTTTAGTCATCAACAATCTGGCAGTCATGGGTAGGCTTTTATAACGAAGAGGTCTCAAAACTGAAACGTGCTTGGAGTTGTCTCTCTGCTGCTAAATTCATTCCTTCACCTTAACCTGAAGGAATatcaaatggcatatatatatatatttatatatatatatatatatatatatatatcacctgatcacgtgaccgaccaggctatcagatgctgctacaaatcggtggtcacaatgcgctttgcattgttttagccttcaaatgacgccaccccgctggctaagtgagcaggccaatatatatatatatatatataaatatttttttttatttataaaaatttaaatttcaaggTTATGTTCCTCTCGTTTCTTGGCATGGGTCTGTCACGAAGATAATGAGTCTCTCTTTTCATTAAGGGactaattttaattgaaattttgcaGTGCACTTCATTAAATGTTTTGACATATTCTGATATTCAAATATTCTACTCTTTATTGGAAAATAGGCTTACATATTGGTCTGCTCAGGATAAAGCTTTTTATTGGCAATTGTCTTTGTGAATGACTACTGTTTCCTCTAAGtactgtatgtgcgtatacacataagtgtgtatatgtttatctgatcacacacacacacatcctatgaTGGCCACAGTTTCTCTCTTCCAAATATCagtcacaaggctctggtcatcttgaggctgtggtagaagatacttgctcaatgtGCTGTTGAACTAGAGCCAGTTAATTGTACAGGGAACCTCATAATCCTTTCAGCTATCGAACAAAGGGGCCTCTAAGTGatgacttgatctgctagaaaaggCAGTTAAATCTTCTTCATGTACCACCTAACATCATAAACAAGGAAGGACACTTGGACATGTTTATGACCAGAAAGTGTCTGACCTGGTTCTACACCAACACAACCATGCCCTCCACTCATTAATAATGACATTATATTCTCAATTTCTTCTGCTATTTTGATTTTCAGATGCAGAAAATGTTGTCCAAAGGAAGGTCCATAATGTAAGCAAACATAAACTTCATGTGGACTGGTATAAAAATCTAGTCTGGCAAGAAGATGCAGTGATTGTGTCAAATGGCCCCAAAGACATGTCGGAAAAAATGTTAATTGATTTTTTGGAAAAGACAGGAAAATTGGATATTGTATATGTTTCCCCTGGAAGAAAAGCTGGAACTTTTCTTGTGTATTGCCAAAATGAAATTGGTAAGTTTCTTCAAgtttaatttgttttgaaaaagatttcttgaattttgttttgttaataggATTGGTATATCTTTTgtgttttaattgttttagtctaATGActcaggccatgctggggcaccaccttgaagatcttttttagttaaatgaatcgaccctagtggTTCTTAATTTTTAAAACCTAGAAACTTTTATCATTCCATTTTGCTGatctgttaagttacaggaacataaacacattgACACCAGTCATCAAGCAGTAGCGGGTAACAAATAGACACaacgacacaaacacacacacacacacatacatactgggcttctttcagtttccatctaccaaattcactcacaatgccttGGTTgaactgaggctacagtagaagattctcacccaaagtgccacacagtgggactgaacccagaaccatgtggttgggaagcaaacttcttagcacacagccctGTCTGCacctatttatatcttttatttcttcccaGATTTTGCTTTTTGGTTTCTCACATTTATCAGGAAAGGAAGAAATTTGTCAGGAATGATGGTTATCAGGCaggaaatcagaaatattagagaTGATGTTTTATCAGTGAAACTGATTCCAGTATTTGACCGTTCCTTCAGTTTCTAAACATTGGAAAGAGGGAAAGTAAATGGAATATTTTACCATCTTTGTTTGATTGATAGAGGGAACTTGTTACAAATGTAATTTCTATctaaaacaaaatggaaagaaaactgAGTCTTTACCTTGTAAATGcatattactgaataataatacaaatatatagtttaattctaaaacaaaatatattttgttagtcttgggagggtcattgtgccaatgataaacacatgcacaggtCTGCCtgtcttttacttttaattatagtttcaatataaaacgaATATGTTGAGTAATGATACTCTCATAATATTGAACACATCaaactaaaattttcaaatca contains these protein-coding regions:
- the LOC115229622 gene encoding uncharacterized protein LOC115229622, giving the protein MEGEDEGRTILVSGIPTDFRLEAIQSYFENKSRSSGGPIKGKPERIQDSEEVIITFESEKDAENVVQRKVHNVSKHKLHVDWYKNLVWQEDAVIVSNGPKDMSEKMLIDFLEKTGKLDIVYVSPGRKAGTFLVYCQNEIDFEYVQRMCQNTP